A single Marinitoga aeolica DNA region contains:
- a CDS encoding MBL fold metallo-hydrolase, whose protein sequence is MEILFLGTAASEGFPNPFCSCENCTKAREEGKKSIRLRSSVLVDEELLIDFGPDIVSSTNRFGKNLSNIKHILITHGHSDHLFLKNFEYRNPIFSGTFENLYHCDLIVPDKLGTVIKEKIELPKVSLMSVEPYKTLHLNGYVIHTLKANHTSEYGETPLNYIIERNGIKLLYAVDSGKVLPETLEFIKNNIHYLDIVILDATMGFNKKYEFHMGYEEVLETRKILQNEGITDSNTKYIATHFSHLHNPVHSVLEEIYLKDNIITAYDGLKIKK, encoded by the coding sequence ATGGAAATTTTATTTTTGGGTACAGCAGCATCTGAAGGGTTTCCAAATCCTTTTTGTTCATGCGAAAATTGTACAAAAGCACGAGAAGAAGGGAAAAAAAGTATTAGGTTGAGATCAAGTGTATTAGTTGATGAAGAGTTATTGATTGATTTTGGCCCTGATATTGTTTCTTCGACAAATAGATTTGGAAAAAATTTATCAAATATCAAGCATATATTAATAACTCATGGACATTCAGATCATTTGTTTTTAAAGAATTTCGAGTATCGAAACCCTATTTTTTCAGGTACATTTGAAAACTTATATCATTGTGATTTAATTGTTCCAGATAAGTTAGGAACTGTTATTAAAGAAAAAATAGAACTTCCCAAAGTTAGTTTGATGTCTGTTGAACCATATAAAACACTGCATTTGAACGGTTATGTTATTCATACATTAAAGGCAAACCATACATCGGAATATGGAGAAACCCCGTTAAATTATATTATTGAAAGGAATGGAATTAAGTTATTATATGCAGTTGATTCTGGGAAAGTATTACCAGAAACATTAGAATTTATAAAGAATAATATACATTATTTAGATATTGTAATATTAGATGCAACAATGGGATTTAATAAAAAATATGAATTCCACATGGGATATGAAGAAGTTTTAGAAACTAGAAAAATATTGCAAAATGAAGGAATTACCGATAGTAATACAAAATATATAGCTACACATTTTTCTCATTTACATAATCCTGTTCATTCTGTACTTGAAGAAATATATCTTAAGGATAATATAATAACAGCTTATGATGGATTAAAAATAAAGAAATGA
- the malE gene encoding maltose/maltodextrin ABC transporter substrate-binding protein MalE produces the protein MKKVAVLVLLVLLTFTSIFAVSNKIVVWCSEKQVDFMKTFGEKFTRDTGILVEVQQVNFGDIKAKFLTAAQAGEGPDIIVGAHDWVGELVENGLIDSIPFSAIETSKFAKSGLDAFTVNGKLYGVPYAIEAVALLYNKDYVEEAPKTIEELKKVAAEYTTDETLGFVYDAGNFYFSYGFIAGNGGYVFKWTKENGYDVNNIGLANEGAIKGAELIKSFFDEGLIPQGANYGTMDSMFKDGLAAMIINGPWAVKDYINAGIDFGVLPLTELDLGNGHHGKPFVGVQGLMVNARSENKALAKEFIINYLATKDGIYQFYLADPRLPARTDVAQIIEEKGGPVPKEIVDAFVKSAAGGEPMPNVPEMGSVWGPMGDALSQIINGQLEPAQALKEAVEKIKSSISK, from the coding sequence ATGAAAAAAGTTGCAGTATTAGTATTATTGGTATTACTTACTTTCACTTCTATCTTCGCTGTTTCAAACAAGATAGTTGTATGGTGTTCAGAAAAACAAGTAGATTTCATGAAAACTTTTGGTGAAAAGTTTACAAGAGATACTGGTATTTTAGTAGAAGTACAACAAGTAAATTTTGGCGACATCAAAGCAAAGTTCTTAACAGCAGCACAAGCAGGTGAAGGACCAGACATTATCGTTGGTGCTCATGACTGGGTTGGAGAATTGGTAGAAAACGGATTAATCGATTCAATCCCATTCTCTGCTATTGAAACAAGCAAATTTGCTAAATCAGGTTTAGATGCATTTACAGTAAATGGAAAATTATATGGTGTTCCATATGCTATTGAAGCTGTAGCATTATTATACAATAAAGATTATGTTGAAGAAGCACCTAAAACAATTGAAGAATTAAAAAAAGTTGCAGCAGAATACACTACAGATGAAACATTAGGATTTGTATATGATGCAGGAAACTTCTATTTCTCATACGGATTTATTGCAGGAAATGGTGGTTATGTATTTAAATGGACAAAAGAAAATGGTTATGATGTAAACAACATTGGTTTAGCAAACGAAGGTGCAATTAAAGGTGCTGAATTGATTAAATCATTCTTTGACGAAGGTTTAATTCCACAAGGCGCAAATTATGGAACAATGGATTCAATGTTTAAAGATGGTTTAGCAGCAATGATTATCAATGGCCCTTGGGCAGTAAAAGATTATATCAATGCTGGTATTGATTTTGGCGTATTACCTTTAACAGAATTAGATTTAGGAAATGGTCATCATGGAAAACCATTTGTTGGAGTACAAGGTTTAATGGTTAATGCAAGAAGTGAAAACAAAGCATTAGCAAAAGAATTTATAATCAATTATTTAGCTACAAAAGATGGAATTTACCAATTCTATTTAGCAGATCCAAGATTACCAGCAAGAACAGATGTTGCCCAAATAATTGAAGAAAAAGGTGGACCTGTTCCTAAAGAAATCGTTGATGCATTTGTAAAAAGTGCAGCTGGTGGAGAACCAATGCCTAATGTACCGGAAATGGGTTCAGTATGGGGACCAATGGGTGATGCATTATCACAAATCATTAATGGTCAATTAGAACCAGCACAAGCTTTAAAAGAAGCTGTTGAAAAAATAAAATCATCAATTTCAAAATAA
- the dprA gene encoding DNA-processing protein DprA → MVRDNIIWMKEFLKESNKNIINNIKNNKIPLIEKKQLNSYLEFLKEKNIKVITYFDDEYPEKLKRIYNPPVMLYIKGNSELLKRESIGIVGSRKCTSYGKNITLSFSEILSKEYVIVSGMAYGIDSYAHKGAIKNGTVAVLGSGVDIPYPVSNANLYYEILNNNGCIVSEYAPGTPAQPFRFPERNRIIVGLSKSIIVVEAAKRSGSLITARLAAESGIDVYAVPGDINKKSSEGTNNLIYNGATPIVSEKHLKDLFNIKQNKNIKLKSPIDIKIVSAITNGYNSFEKIIYYTNENPSIILQRLTILTMEDLIIETNGIYYYKGG, encoded by the coding sequence ATGGTTCGAGATAATATAATATGGATGAAAGAATTTTTAAAGGAATCAAATAAAAATATTATAAATAATATTAAAAATAATAAAATTCCATTAATTGAAAAGAAACAATTAAATTCATATCTTGAATTTCTTAAAGAAAAAAATATCAAGGTAATTACCTATTTTGACGATGAATATCCAGAAAAATTAAAAAGAATATATAATCCACCAGTAATGCTATATATTAAGGGTAACAGCGAATTATTAAAAAGAGAATCAATAGGTATTGTAGGTTCTAGAAAATGCACATCATACGGCAAAAATATAACCCTTTCCTTTTCAGAAATTTTATCTAAAGAATATGTTATTGTAAGCGGAATGGCATATGGCATTGATTCTTATGCTCATAAAGGCGCAATAAAAAATGGAACAGTTGCCGTATTAGGTAGTGGGGTAGATATTCCTTACCCTGTTTCCAACGCCAATCTTTATTATGAAATATTAAATAACAATGGATGTATTGTTTCAGAATATGCTCCAGGTACTCCTGCACAACCATTTAGGTTCCCTGAAAGAAATAGAATAATTGTAGGATTAAGCAAATCAATTATTGTAGTGGAAGCCGCAAAAAGAAGTGGCTCTTTAATAACTGCAAGATTAGCAGCAGAATCTGGAATAGATGTTTATGCCGTTCCAGGAGATATAAATAAAAAAAGTTCAGAAGGAACAAATAACTTAATATATAATGGGGCTACCCCTATTGTTTCTGAAAAACATTTAAAAGATTTATTCAACATAAAACAAAATAAAAATATAAAACTAAAGAGTCCAATCGATATTAAAATAGTTTCTGCAATAACAAACGGATATAATTCCTTTGAAAAGATTATATATTACACAAACGAAAATCCTTCAATAATTTTGCAACGTTTGACAATTCTAACAATGGAAGATTTAATCATAGAAACTAATGGAATTTATTATTATAAAGGGGGATGA
- a CDS encoding DUF1622 domain-containing protein, with translation MNLHHIVELTVSYISDISYIMAIIVIFFGMLKGFSIFLKDILLSKKSEEATWESRLELGHSFSLGLGFLIGSSILKTTVAPTWNDIGQLATIIAIRTTLNYFLTKEIKEHKKDVANGSR, from the coding sequence ATGAATCTTCATCATATCGTCGAATTAACAGTAAGTTATATATCAGATATATCTTATATTATGGCTATTATAGTAATCTTTTTTGGTATGTTAAAAGGATTTTCCATCTTTTTAAAAGATATATTATTAAGCAAAAAATCTGAAGAAGCTACTTGGGAAAGTAGGTTGGAATTAGGCCATTCATTTTCTTTAGGATTAGGCTTCTTAATAGGCTCCAGCATCTTAAAAACAACGGTTGCTCCAACGTGGAATGATATCGGACAACTAGCTACAATAATTGCAATAAGAACAACATTAAATTATTTTTTAACTAAAGAAATAAAAGAACATAAAAAGGATGTTGCAAATGGTTCGAGATAA